Within Brachyhypopomus gauderio isolate BG-103 chromosome 4, BGAUD_0.2, whole genome shotgun sequence, the genomic segment GTTCAGAAGGAGCAAAGGTCTGACAAATGGGTTGCATTTGCTCGTGTATGAAGGTAGCTATATCCAGCGTTTTTATACTTTTGGAGCAGTCTTTGAAATTGTGGGTAAAAAGGGGTAACCGGCATTTTTATACTGATTATTCTCCGATTCTCCGATACTTTTCTCAGATTGAAAATATCGGTGAATTTtacatttatagattttttgaaaagtttttttttcgaTTTAAGATGTGATGCTTTTTAGGGTGCACTGAGGTTTCCCATACCCATGATTTAACAAACCAATGCTTTCCTacagaaaaagaacaaagagggtGTAAAGAATGAagctaaaaagaagaaaaagcagAGAAGATGGTGGAGACATATAGAGTCATCCTCCCAAGTAACTAACACTCAGTCCTTGAAtgtcagctcctcctccatcacttgCTCCGCTTCCACTGAGGGACACTTAACCAGGTATGAAAACCGTCCCAACCTTATGAATTATGTAGTGACATGCACATGTGTAGTCAGATGCACATTTGGTTAATATTTATTCTGTCTGATTTTTCCCTGGAATTATTTGCCCCAGATCCAACAACAAACTCCCTACTGAACCCAAGAACACGGCAGGGATTGTTCCTGGTCAGACCTCAGAAACTTTTATGATTTTGTTCCTTTGCATAgtatgttttagtcaaagacacTTTCTTCAAGGTTTTGTTCTCTCCATAGGGGCTGCTGATAAAGATGTGTGCTCCGTGCCCATGGATAGGTGGGTACATTATCAAAGTCATCTTTGTGGCACAGTAAAGTATGGACGAATTGTTATAGATTGACATTGTGGCATAAATCAAGAgaaactgaaaaatattaaaaacaataaaacatctTTCTTCATAACTGTCTGTCTGAGTAAGTAAGTAaacatttgtatgtatgtgaacATTTTGTGCACTACACAAACTCCATATTCATCTGTCACTTCTACTCTCTCTTTCAGATTGCCGGCTGTTGTGATAGAGGGAGACATTGGTGTGCAGAGTCAGAATTTGCAGCAACTGTTACCGCACATCGTCAAGAGTGAAAGGGTGACTGAGAGTGGCCAGGGTGTGGGCCAAGGAGACACCCCCACTGTTTCAGCTGTCAGATGCACAAAGATCCGAAAGCTTGGGTAAAGAAAGAACACGTTGTGTTTTACCACACAACCATTGCGTGATTTTGCAGTGTACACAGATGTAATGTACAGTCTTTATCTCTGAACCAAAATAAAGGCACGAAGCAATTAAAGGAGCAATGCGTATTTTTGTAGTTCTTCTTCAAATTCTGAAATTATGTGACATTTACTAGAATAAGATTTAGAATAATTTCTAAACATTAATGTCCTGTTAGGTTTCCCAACATTGGGAATACATGCTACATGAACGCCACTCTGCAGTGTCTACTgagtctctcctgcttctggagccccatcgaagctcagtgctccagctggacagatccatccagctgccagatgctcaggtagccgatcaggaacagaggattcacgtgtctaaatgaactgttcaaatatgagtgcttagggaggtgttgtgatgctgagagatataaaccacattggtctccctgttaccgtgcgtagatgttttgcagatcTGCAGCAAGGCAGGCTCACTAGTTGTTGCTCTTCAAAGAAGAAGGATCTCCTGGgagccctgaatgcctgtatttcagtcagatgccctgcgtttggagaggactacGAACAGGTTCAGCTAACAGCCCTCTGAGCCATTCAGAACACAGaaccacctgcagtagtctgcagGAACAGCTCACAACCTTTTTTGTTTTCACactctgttgctgctgaagtccaggagtAATGCCATTctgatgtactgtcttccaTAGGATGCCCATGAATTCCTGATGATGTCtttgcttcagctgaaggaggagggagagacactcagagtttcctccttctcttacatctgccctgtggcaaattttgagtttcacctcaaatctgtgcgtacctgcagcaggtaattcTGTGCTATATCCCCACATCTCCTTCTTGTAAGTCAACTGGtcttaacatgtgtttcttcagagtgtgcattgtcacAAAGTATGCACACACTTTGTATTGGATAATGTGGGttatttctgtgtgaatgttgtaaCCTCTCTGTTGATTTATGTTGTTTGAAAGCTGTGGACTGCAGAGCTCTAGAGAGGAGGACTTCAATCACCTCTCTGTTAACCTGAGCTCTACCTTGACTGACAGCCTACACAGTTACTTCAAGGtctgtcacctcacacacccctactgGACAACACTTTTTTGCCAGTTTGTTAAGTTAGGGAGCCATCCTAACCATTGTCACTCTCAATGAAAACTTTTTTTCAGTCAACGGATTTGGAGGTCAAATGTGACTGTGGTCAAGGCAACAAGACATCTGAAGCGGTGGAGTTCTTAACACTCCCAAGGTGAGTCTCGCATTATGTCAATTACCAGAAACAATGAGTTTTAAAGTAGTCAACTCACATACATCTTACATAATTTTTCCTTTTGGAACAGAATTCTGATCCTCCACATTAAGCGATTTGACACGCTGGGCCAGAAACTACGAAACCCAATGGACATCCCATCAGAGCTGGACCTCTCTGCCTTCCCTGGAGTGGCTTCACTCAGGCAACCATTAAGGTCAGCTTGCACAACGGCCTGAGCATACGCTCTCTTATCTCTGTCCACCCTTTCACAATTAGCAATGGAATGCAAACTGAATGGCTTTGTGATTTGTCCACAGTGGACCAGCATACACCCAGGAAAAACCACATGAAAAACAGGTGGATAATCTGGAGAAAAGCTCTCTGCCAGAGCAAGGTAAACATCAGCCATTTTCCTACAGTGATCAATTAAATTTTGGATTTACAACCTGTCTACTTTTATACGTACCTGCCATAATGATGTAGTTCTCTCCACCCATTAGTAGTAAATGAGAGCAGAgaaggacagggagagaaagtaCAGCACGTCAGCCCACTGGTGAGGAAAGAGATAGATGAAAAAGAAGATTGAAAGATgctgagagaggctgagagagatagagagatatgaGAGAGACCCATATCGACGATCTAAGatgcattcttacttaatcatatgAAAAAACGGATGTGCTTGTTGTTTGCAGGAAAGTGTTCCCACGGACATATACAGACTCCATGCTGTGGTGTCTCATTTGGGTAGCAGCATGAACAATGGTGAGCAGTCATGACATTATCCACAAGCATGCAGTAGAAACTATAAAGTGACTAATGACATCTTGCTTCCCTGACAGGGCACTACATCAGCGACGTagctgaggagaaaggagagcgCTGGTTAACCTTCGATGATTCAAACGTTTCAAAAATTAAGGAGCCAACCATCCTTAAGCGCAGGGCAAAAACAGCCTACCTGCTTTTCTACATGCAAAGGTAGTAGCTCACATTCTAACTCGGGTGCATTTACTGAAACACATAGAGAACTGGCTGAATTCCAGCTGCTGCCGTTTTGCTGTTGTCTCCAGTGGGGCTGGAGAGAAGAACGTGGTCCCATGGATGGTGGACCAGGGAGAAGTAGCAGTATCCCCTaaacccaactccatgccaGGTCCAACTCAGGATACACATGTAAGCACCTACATCCACACTTGACAAGACAGGCTACACAtctgctcagttcagttcaggtcTATTCCTGTCTGTTCCTGTCATCCAATCGTAGGAGATAATTCATTAAGAATAATTTTCTCCACACCCCCATCCATTGGCAATAGTTTGAACAGCATTTCAGATGCCCACAGATTCAAACCAGAAGAATCTGAATCGGAGAATTCTCAGATTCTCAGATATTTTTCTCCGATTGAAAATATATGTGAATTTTACATTCATAGAATTTTTgaaaagtttatttatttttttcaatttaaGATGTGATGCTTTTTAGGGTGTACTGAGGTTTCCCATACCCATGATTTGACAACCCATGCAAACCAATGCTTTCCTacagaaaaagaacaaagagggcATGAAGAGTGAAGTTAAAGAGAAGAAAAAGCAGAAAAGATGGTGGAGTCATATAGAGTCATCCTACCAAGTAACTGACACTCAGTCCTTGAAtgtcagctcctcctccatcacttgCTGTGCTTCCACTGAGGGACACTTAACCAGGTATGAAAACCCTCCCAGCCTTATGAATTGTGTAGTCACATGCATTTGGTTATTATTTATTCTGTCTATGATTTTTCCCTGTAATTATTTGCCCCAGATCCAACAACAAACTCCCTACTGAACCCAAGAACACGGCAGGGATTGTTCCTGGTCAGAGCTCAGAAGAATCTTTTTATGATTTTGTTCCTTTGCATAgtatgttttagtcaaagacacTTTCTTCAAGGTTTTGTTCTCTCCATAGGGGCTGCTGATAAAGATGTGTGCTCCGTGCCCATGGATAGGTGAGTACATTATCAAAGTCATCTTTGTGGCACAGTAAAGTATGGACTAATTGTTATAGTTTGACATTGTGGCATAAATCAAGAgaaactgaaaaatattaaaaacaacaaaaaatcttTTTTCATAACTGTCTGTCTGAGTAAGTAAGTAaacatttgtatgtatgtgaacATTTTGTGCACTACACAAACTCCATATTCATCTGTCACTTCTACTCTCTCTTTCAGATTGCCGGCTGTTGTGATAGAGGGAGACATTGGTGTGCAGAGTCAGAATTTGCAGCAACTGTTACCGCACATCGTCAAGAGTGAAACTGTGACAGAGTGACTAGGGTGAGGGCCAAGGACACACCCCCACTGTTTCTGCTGTCAGATGCACAAAGATCCGACAGCTCGGGTAAAGACAGA encodes:
- the LOC143512846 gene encoding ubiquitin carboxyl-terminal hydrolase 26-like; the protein is MGCICSCMKKKNKEGVKNEAKKKKKQRRWWRHIESSSQVTNTQSLNVSSSSITCSASTEGHLTRSNNKLPTEPKNTAGIVPGAADKDVCSVPMDRLPAVVIEGDIGVQSQNLQQLLPHIVKSERVTESGQGVGQGDTPTVSAVRCTKIRKLGFPNIGNTCYMNATLQCLLSLSCFWSPIEAQCSSWTDPSSCQMLRCFADLQQGRLTSCCSSKKKDLLGALNACISVRCPAFGEDYEQDAHEFLMMSLLQLKEEGETLRVSSFSYICPVANFEFHLKSVRTCSSCGLQSSREEDFNHLSVNLSSTLTDSLHSYFKSTDLEVKCDCGQGNKTSEAVEFLTLPRILILHIKRFDTLGQKLRNPMDIPSELDLSAFPGVASLRQPLSGPAYTQEKPHEKQVDNLEKSSLPEQVVNESREGQGEKVQHVSPLESVPTDIYRLHAVVSHLGSSMNNGHYISDVAEEKGERWLTFDDSNVSKIKEPTILKRRAKTAYLLFYMQSGAGEKNVVPWMVDQGEVAVSPKPNSMPGPTQDTHKKNKEGMKSEVKEKKKQKRWWSHIESSYQVTDTQSLNVSSSSITCCASTEGHLTRSNNKLPTEPKNTAGIVPGAADKDVCSVPMDRLPAVVIEGDIGVQSQNLQQLLPHIVKSETVTE